Proteins encoded together in one Impatiens glandulifera chromosome 1, dImpGla2.1, whole genome shotgun sequence window:
- the LOC124943320 gene encoding uncharacterized protein LOC124943320: MKSRNLGFQILILPFHKQSVVRFRLVFGWFCFNPRSITKQTRLSTRKPKTVEFYGVRPTAIDGDALPLIEEFLSGIQGFLSVRFEKCHPQVRSYAYSRHVEELYKRYKGKFMFHAFYPFARKCSNYRVFTLWMHHLRLFQQ, encoded by the exons ATGAAATCTCGGAATTTAGGGTTTCAAATCCTAATCCTGCCATTTCATAAACAATCGGTTGTTCGATTTAGACTCGTTTTTGGTTGGTTTTGTTTCAACCCTAGGTCAATTACCAAACAAACTCGTCTTTCTACTAGAAAGCCCAAAACAGTGGAATTCTACGGAGTTCGCCCAACGGCAATAGACGGCGACGCACTTCCGCTTATAGAAGAGTTTCTATCCGGAATTCAAGGGTTTCTTTCTGTCAGATTTGAAAAATG CCACCCACAGGTTAGATCGTATGCATATTCTAGACATGTGGAAGAACTATACAAAAGATACAAAGGCAAGTTTATGTTTCATGCCTTTTATCCATTTGCTCGAAAATGTTCAAATTATCGAGTGTTTACATTGTGGATGCACCATTTGAGACTGTTTCAGCAATAG